A stretch of the Pseudopipra pipra isolate bDixPip1 chromosome 11, bDixPip1.hap1, whole genome shotgun sequence genome encodes the following:
- the BRPF1 gene encoding peregrin isoform X1 produces MGVDFDVKTFCHNLRATKPPYECPVGTCRKIYKSYSGIEYHLYHYDHDNPPPPQHTPLRKHKKKGRQARSANKQSPSPSETSQSPGREVMTYAQAQRMVEVDLHGRVHRISIFDNLDVVSEDEDVPEEVPENGSNKENTETQSVPPKSGKHKNKEKRKDSNHHHHNASASTTPKLPEVVYRELEQDTPDAPPRPTSYYRYIEKSAEELDEEVEYDMDEEDYIWLDIMNERRKNEGVSPIPQEIFEYLMDRLEKESYFESHNKGDPNALVDEDAVCCICNDGECQNSNVILFCDMCNLAVHQECYGVPYIPEGQWLCRRCLQSPSRAVDCALCPNKGGAFKQTDDGRWAHVVCALWIPEVCFANTVFLEPIDSIEHIPPARWKLTCYICKQRGSGACIQCHKANCYTAFHVTCAQQAGLYMKMEPVRETGANGTSFSVRKTAYCDIHTPPGSVRRLPALSHSEGEEEEEEEEEEGKGWSSEKVKKAKAKSRIKMKKARKILAEKRAAAPVVSVPCIPPHRLSKITNRLTIQRKSQFMQRLHSYWTLKRQSRNGVPLLRRLQTHLQSQRNCDQRDTEDKNWALKEQLKSWQRLRHDLERARLLVELIRKREKLKRETIKVQQVALEMQLTPFLILLRKTLEQLQEKDTGNIFSEPVPLSEVTEIYEVPDYLDHIKKPMDFQTMKQNLEAYRYLNFDDFEEDFNLIINNCLKYNAKDTIFYRAAIRLREQGGAVLRQARRQAEKMGIDFETGMHFPHCVTVEEAQIQDIEDEDVRLLLSENQKHLPLEEQLKILLERLDEVNAGKQSIGRSRRAKMIKKEITVLRRKLAHPRDLGRDGLERHSSSARGVMQSHNPCEKDLQTDSAAEESSSQETGKGLGPNSSSTPAHEVGRRTSVLFSKKNPKTAGPPKRPGRPPKNRDSQITPGHGNSPIGPPQLPIMGSSQRQRKRGRSPRPSSSSDSDSDKSAEDTPMDLPANGFSSGNQPVKKSFLVYRNDCNLPRSSSDSESSSSSSSSAASDRTSTTPSKQGRGKPSFSRVNFPEDSSEDTSGTENESYSVGTGRGVGHGMVRKGMGRGAGWLSEDEDSSLDALDLVWAKCRGYPSYPALIIDPKMPREGMFHHGVPIPVPPLEVLKLGEQMTQEAREHLYLVLFFDNKRTWWPPAPCRQWLPRTKLVPLGVNQDLDKEKMLEGRKSNIRKSVQIAYHRAMQHRNKVQGEQSSDSSESD; encoded by the exons aTGGGCGTAGACTTCGACGTGAAGACCTTCTGCCACAACCTGCGGGCCACCAAGCCGCCCTACGAGTGCCCGGTAGGCACCTGCCGCAAGATCTACAAGAGCTACAGCGGGATCGAGTACCACCTCTACCACTATGACCACGACAACCCGCCCCCGCCCCAGCACACCCCCCTGCGCAAGCACAAGAAGAAGGGGCGCCAGGCCCGCTCCGCCAACAAGCAGTCGCCCAGCCCCTCCGAGACTTCCCAGTCGCCCGGCCGAGAGGTGATGACCTACGCCCAGGCCCAGCGCATGGTGGAGGTGGACCTACACGGCCGCGTCCACCGCATCAGCATCTTCGATAACCTCGACGTGGTGTCCGAGGACGAGGACGTTCCCGAGGAGGTGCCCGAGAACGGGAGCAATAAGGAGAACACGGAGACGCAGAGCGTCCCTCCCAAATCTGGCAAGCACAAGAACAAGGAGAAGCGCAAGGACTCCAACCACCATCACCACAATGCCTCGGCCAGCACCACCCCCAAGCTGCCCGAGGTGGTGTACCGAGAGCTGGAGCAGGACACCCCCGATGCCCCACCTCGTCCCACCTCATACTACAG GTACATCGAGAAGTCGGCAGAGGAGCTGGATGAGGAGGTGGAGTATGACATGGATGAGGAGGATTACATCTGGCTGGACATCATGAATGAGCGGCGGAAGAACGAAGGTGTGAGTCCTATTCCCCAGGAGATCTTTGAGTACCTGATGGATCGGCTGGAAAAGGAGTCGTACTTCGAGAGCCACAACAAGGGGGACCCGAACGCCTTGGTGGACGAGGACGCCGTCTGCTGCATCTGCAACGACGGGGAGTGTCAGAACAGCAACGTCATCCTCTTCTGCGACATGTGCAACCTGGCTGTGCACCAGGAGTGCTACGGGGTGCCCTACATCCCCGAGGGACAGTGGCTCTGCAGACGGTGCCTGCAGTCACCCTCGCGCGCTGTGGACTGCGCCCTCTGCCCGAACAAGGGGGGGGCTTTCAAGCAGACAGACGATGGGCGCTGGGCACACGTGGTCTGTGCCCTCTGGATCCCAGAGGTGTGCTTTGCCAACACCGTCTTCCTGGAGCCCATTGACAGCATCGAGCACATCCCGCCCGCGCGCTGGAAGCTGACCTGTTACATTTGCAAGCAGCGCGGCTCCGGGGCTTGCATCCAGTGTCACAAAGCCAACTGCTACACTGCCTTCCACGTCACCTGCGCCCAGCAGGCCGGGCTGTACATGAAGATGGAGCCCGTCCGGGAGACAGGTGCCAATGGTACCTCCTTCAGCGTGCGCAAAACCGCCTACTGCGACATCCACACGCCGCCGGGCTCTGTGCGCAGGCTTCCCGCCCTCTCCCACAgtgagggggaagaggaggaggaggaggaggaagaggagggaaagggctggAGCTCTGAGAAAGTCAAAAAAGCGAAGGCCAAGTCTAGGATCAAGATGAAGAAGGCACGGAAGATTCTGGCAGAGAAACGGGCTGCAGCGCCCGTGGTTTCTGTGCCCTGCATCCCCCCTCACAG GCTCAGTAAGATTACAAACCGTTTAACCATCCAGAGGAAGAGCCAGTTCATGCAGAGGCTGCACAGCTACTGGACCCTAAAGAGACAGTCTCGCAATGGTGTCCCCCTGCTCCGCCGCCTTCAGACGCACTTGCAGTCACAGAGGAACTGCGACCAG AGAGACACTGAGGATAAGAACTGGGCCCtgaaggagcagctgaagtcaTGGCAGCGCCTCCGCCATGACCTCGAGCGTGCGCGCTTGCTGGTGGAGCTGATACGCAAGCGGGAGAAGCTCAAGAGAGAGACG ATCAAAGTCCAGCAGGTGGCACTGGAAATGCAGCTGACccccttcctcatcctcctccgCAAGACGcttgagcagctgcaggagaaagACACAGGCAACATCTTCAGCGAGCCGGTCCCTCTGTCTGAGGTAACAGAAATCTACGAA GTCCCAGACTACCTGGATCACATCAAGAAGCCAATGGATTTTCAGACAATGAAACAAAACCTGGAAGCCTATCGTTATCTGAATTTCGATGACTTTGAGGAGGATTTCAACCTGATCATCAACAACTGTTTGAAATACAATGCCAAAGACACAATCTTCTACCGGGCAGCCATCCGTCTGCGGGAGCAGGGAGGCGCCGTGCTCCGGCAGGCTCGCCGGCAGGCCGAGAAGATGGGCATTGACTTCGAGACAGGCATGCACTTCCCCCACTGCGTAACGGTGGAAGAGGCTCAGATCCAAGACATTGAGGATG AAGATGTGCGGTTGCTGCTCTCAGAGAATCAGAAGCACCTGCCtttggaggagcagctgaagatcCTGCTGGAGCGGCTGGATGAGGTCAACGCGGGCAAGCAGAGCATAGGACGGTCCCGCCGGGCCAAGATGATCAAGAAGGAGATCACAGTCCTCCGGCGGAAGCTCGCGCACCCGCGGGACCTGGGCCGGGACGGGCTGGAGCGgcacagctcctctgccagGGGAGTCATGCAGTCCCACAACCCCTGTGAGAAGGACCTGCAGACGGACAGTGCTgcagaggagagcagcagccaggagacTGGCAAAG gTCTGGGTCCCAATTCTTCTTCCACCCCAGCACATGAAGTTGGCAGGAGGACCTCAGTGCTCTTCTCCAAGAAGAACCCTAAAACTGCAGGGCCCCCAAAACGTCCGGGACGCCCTCCAAAGAATCGAGACAGCCAGATCACTCCTGGGCATGGGAACAGCCCCATtgggcccccccagctcccaaTAATGGGGTCCTCCCAGCGGCAGAGGAAGCGAGGGCGGAGCCCACggcccagctccagctcggACAGTGACAGTGACAAGTCTGCGGAGGACACTCCCATGG ACTTGCCAGCCAACGGTTTCAGCAGCGGGAACCAGCCTGTGAAGAAAAGCTTCCTGGTGTACCGCAACGACTGTAATCTTCCCCGGAGCAGCTCCGACTCGgagtccagcagcagcagcagcagcagcgctgCCTCAGACCGCACCAG CACAACACCCTCcaagcagggcagagggaaacCTTCCTTCTCCCGAGTGAACTTCCCAGAAGACAGCAGTGAGGACACGTCGGGGACGGAGAATGAGTCCTACTCTGTGGGCACTGGACGAGGCGTGGGGCACGGCA TGGTGCGCAAGGGCATGGGGCGCGGCGCAGGGTGGCTCTCTgaggatgaagattcctccctgGACGCCCTGGATCTGGTTTGGGCCAAGTGCCGGGGGTACCCCTCCTACCCAGCACTG ATCATTGATCCCAAGATGCCGCGGGAAGGCATGTTCCACCACGGCGTCCCCATCCCCGTGCCCCCCTTGGAGGTGCTGAAGCTGGGGGAGCAGATGACTCAGGAAGCACGCGAGCACCTCTACCTTGTCCTCTTCTTCGACAACAAGCGCACTTG GTGgccccctgctccctgcaggcagTGGTTGCCCCGGACGAAGCTGGTGCCTCTGGGGGTGAACCAGGACCTGGACAAGGAGAAGATGCTGGAGGGCCGCAAGTCCAACATCCGCAAGTCGGTGCAGATCGCCTACCACCGCGCCATGCAGCACCGCAACAAGGTGCAGGGCGAGCAGAGCAGTGACTCCAGCGAGAGCGACTGA
- the BRPF1 gene encoding peregrin isoform X2, with translation MGVDFDVKTFCHNLRATKPPYECPVGTCRKIYKSYSGIEYHLYHYDHDNPPPPQHTPLRKHKKKGRQARSANKQSPSPSETSQSPGREVMTYAQAQRMVEVDLHGRVHRISIFDNLDVVSEDEDVPEEVPENGSNKENTETQSVPPKSGKHKNKEKRKDSNHHHHNASASTTPKLPEVVYRELEQDTPDAPPRPTSYYRYIEKSAEELDEEVEYDMDEEDYIWLDIMNERRKNEGVSPIPQEIFEYLMDRLEKESYFESHNKGDPNALVDEDAVCCICNDGECQNSNVILFCDMCNLAVHQECYGVPYIPEGQWLCRRCLQSPSRAVDCALCPNKGGAFKQTDDGRWAHVVCALWIPEVCFANTVFLEPIDSIEHIPPARWKLTCYICKQRGSGACIQCHKANCYTAFHVTCAQQAGLYMKMEPVRETGANGTSFSVRKTAYCDIHTPPGSVRRLPALSHSEGEEEEEEEEEEGKGWSSEKVKKAKAKSRIKMKKARKILAEKRAAAPVVSVPCIPPHRLSKITNRLTIQRKSQFMQRLHSYWTLKRQSRNGVPLLRRLQTHLQSQRNCDQRDTEDKNWALKEQLKSWQRLRHDLERARLLVELIRKREKLKRETIKVQQVALEMQLTPFLILLRKTLEQLQEKDTGNIFSEPVPLSEVTEIYEVPDYLDHIKKPMDFQTMKQNLEAYRYLNFDDFEEDFNLIINNCLKYNAKDTIFYRAAIRLREQGGAVLRQARRQAEKMGIDFETGMHFPHCVTVEEAQIQDIEDEDVRLLLSENQKHLPLEEQLKILLERLDEVNAGKQSIGRSRRAKMIKKEITVLRRKLAHPRDLGRDGLERHSSSARGVMQSHNPCEKDLQTDSAAEESSSQETGKGLGPNSSSTPAHEVGRRTSVLFSKKNPKTAGPPKRPGRPPKNRDSQITPGHGNSPIGPPQLPIMGSSQRQRKRGRSPRPSSSSDSDSDKSAEDTPMDLPANGFSSGNQPVKKSFLVYRNDCNLPRSSSDSESSSSSSSSAASDRTSTTPSKQGRGKPSFSRVNFPEDSSEDTSGTENESYSVGTGRGVGHGMVRKGMGRGAGWLSEDEDSSLDALDLVWAKCRGYPSYPALIIDPKMPREGMFHHGVPIPVPPLEVLKLGEQMTQEAREHLYLVLFFDNKRTWQWLPRTKLVPLGVNQDLDKEKMLEGRKSNIRKSVQIAYHRAMQHRNKVQGEQSSDSSESD, from the exons aTGGGCGTAGACTTCGACGTGAAGACCTTCTGCCACAACCTGCGGGCCACCAAGCCGCCCTACGAGTGCCCGGTAGGCACCTGCCGCAAGATCTACAAGAGCTACAGCGGGATCGAGTACCACCTCTACCACTATGACCACGACAACCCGCCCCCGCCCCAGCACACCCCCCTGCGCAAGCACAAGAAGAAGGGGCGCCAGGCCCGCTCCGCCAACAAGCAGTCGCCCAGCCCCTCCGAGACTTCCCAGTCGCCCGGCCGAGAGGTGATGACCTACGCCCAGGCCCAGCGCATGGTGGAGGTGGACCTACACGGCCGCGTCCACCGCATCAGCATCTTCGATAACCTCGACGTGGTGTCCGAGGACGAGGACGTTCCCGAGGAGGTGCCCGAGAACGGGAGCAATAAGGAGAACACGGAGACGCAGAGCGTCCCTCCCAAATCTGGCAAGCACAAGAACAAGGAGAAGCGCAAGGACTCCAACCACCATCACCACAATGCCTCGGCCAGCACCACCCCCAAGCTGCCCGAGGTGGTGTACCGAGAGCTGGAGCAGGACACCCCCGATGCCCCACCTCGTCCCACCTCATACTACAG GTACATCGAGAAGTCGGCAGAGGAGCTGGATGAGGAGGTGGAGTATGACATGGATGAGGAGGATTACATCTGGCTGGACATCATGAATGAGCGGCGGAAGAACGAAGGTGTGAGTCCTATTCCCCAGGAGATCTTTGAGTACCTGATGGATCGGCTGGAAAAGGAGTCGTACTTCGAGAGCCACAACAAGGGGGACCCGAACGCCTTGGTGGACGAGGACGCCGTCTGCTGCATCTGCAACGACGGGGAGTGTCAGAACAGCAACGTCATCCTCTTCTGCGACATGTGCAACCTGGCTGTGCACCAGGAGTGCTACGGGGTGCCCTACATCCCCGAGGGACAGTGGCTCTGCAGACGGTGCCTGCAGTCACCCTCGCGCGCTGTGGACTGCGCCCTCTGCCCGAACAAGGGGGGGGCTTTCAAGCAGACAGACGATGGGCGCTGGGCACACGTGGTCTGTGCCCTCTGGATCCCAGAGGTGTGCTTTGCCAACACCGTCTTCCTGGAGCCCATTGACAGCATCGAGCACATCCCGCCCGCGCGCTGGAAGCTGACCTGTTACATTTGCAAGCAGCGCGGCTCCGGGGCTTGCATCCAGTGTCACAAAGCCAACTGCTACACTGCCTTCCACGTCACCTGCGCCCAGCAGGCCGGGCTGTACATGAAGATGGAGCCCGTCCGGGAGACAGGTGCCAATGGTACCTCCTTCAGCGTGCGCAAAACCGCCTACTGCGACATCCACACGCCGCCGGGCTCTGTGCGCAGGCTTCCCGCCCTCTCCCACAgtgagggggaagaggaggaggaggaggaggaagaggagggaaagggctggAGCTCTGAGAAAGTCAAAAAAGCGAAGGCCAAGTCTAGGATCAAGATGAAGAAGGCACGGAAGATTCTGGCAGAGAAACGGGCTGCAGCGCCCGTGGTTTCTGTGCCCTGCATCCCCCCTCACAG GCTCAGTAAGATTACAAACCGTTTAACCATCCAGAGGAAGAGCCAGTTCATGCAGAGGCTGCACAGCTACTGGACCCTAAAGAGACAGTCTCGCAATGGTGTCCCCCTGCTCCGCCGCCTTCAGACGCACTTGCAGTCACAGAGGAACTGCGACCAG AGAGACACTGAGGATAAGAACTGGGCCCtgaaggagcagctgaagtcaTGGCAGCGCCTCCGCCATGACCTCGAGCGTGCGCGCTTGCTGGTGGAGCTGATACGCAAGCGGGAGAAGCTCAAGAGAGAGACG ATCAAAGTCCAGCAGGTGGCACTGGAAATGCAGCTGACccccttcctcatcctcctccgCAAGACGcttgagcagctgcaggagaaagACACAGGCAACATCTTCAGCGAGCCGGTCCCTCTGTCTGAGGTAACAGAAATCTACGAA GTCCCAGACTACCTGGATCACATCAAGAAGCCAATGGATTTTCAGACAATGAAACAAAACCTGGAAGCCTATCGTTATCTGAATTTCGATGACTTTGAGGAGGATTTCAACCTGATCATCAACAACTGTTTGAAATACAATGCCAAAGACACAATCTTCTACCGGGCAGCCATCCGTCTGCGGGAGCAGGGAGGCGCCGTGCTCCGGCAGGCTCGCCGGCAGGCCGAGAAGATGGGCATTGACTTCGAGACAGGCATGCACTTCCCCCACTGCGTAACGGTGGAAGAGGCTCAGATCCAAGACATTGAGGATG AAGATGTGCGGTTGCTGCTCTCAGAGAATCAGAAGCACCTGCCtttggaggagcagctgaagatcCTGCTGGAGCGGCTGGATGAGGTCAACGCGGGCAAGCAGAGCATAGGACGGTCCCGCCGGGCCAAGATGATCAAGAAGGAGATCACAGTCCTCCGGCGGAAGCTCGCGCACCCGCGGGACCTGGGCCGGGACGGGCTGGAGCGgcacagctcctctgccagGGGAGTCATGCAGTCCCACAACCCCTGTGAGAAGGACCTGCAGACGGACAGTGCTgcagaggagagcagcagccaggagacTGGCAAAG gTCTGGGTCCCAATTCTTCTTCCACCCCAGCACATGAAGTTGGCAGGAGGACCTCAGTGCTCTTCTCCAAGAAGAACCCTAAAACTGCAGGGCCCCCAAAACGTCCGGGACGCCCTCCAAAGAATCGAGACAGCCAGATCACTCCTGGGCATGGGAACAGCCCCATtgggcccccccagctcccaaTAATGGGGTCCTCCCAGCGGCAGAGGAAGCGAGGGCGGAGCCCACggcccagctccagctcggACAGTGACAGTGACAAGTCTGCGGAGGACACTCCCATGG ACTTGCCAGCCAACGGTTTCAGCAGCGGGAACCAGCCTGTGAAGAAAAGCTTCCTGGTGTACCGCAACGACTGTAATCTTCCCCGGAGCAGCTCCGACTCGgagtccagcagcagcagcagcagcagcgctgCCTCAGACCGCACCAG CACAACACCCTCcaagcagggcagagggaaacCTTCCTTCTCCCGAGTGAACTTCCCAGAAGACAGCAGTGAGGACACGTCGGGGACGGAGAATGAGTCCTACTCTGTGGGCACTGGACGAGGCGTGGGGCACGGCA TGGTGCGCAAGGGCATGGGGCGCGGCGCAGGGTGGCTCTCTgaggatgaagattcctccctgGACGCCCTGGATCTGGTTTGGGCCAAGTGCCGGGGGTACCCCTCCTACCCAGCACTG ATCATTGATCCCAAGATGCCGCGGGAAGGCATGTTCCACCACGGCGTCCCCATCCCCGTGCCCCCCTTGGAGGTGCTGAAGCTGGGGGAGCAGATGACTCAGGAAGCACGCGAGCACCTCTACCTTGTCCTCTTCTTCGACAACAAGCGCACTTG gcagTGGTTGCCCCGGACGAAGCTGGTGCCTCTGGGGGTGAACCAGGACCTGGACAAGGAGAAGATGCTGGAGGGCCGCAAGTCCAACATCCGCAAGTCGGTGCAGATCGCCTACCACCGCGCCATGCAGCACCGCAACAAGGTGCAGGGCGAGCAGAGCAGTGACTCCAGCGAGAGCGACTGA